The Mycolicibacterium flavescens genome has a segment encoding these proteins:
- a CDS encoding putative Zn-dependent hydrolase of beta-lactamase fold protein translates to MIRSALRLGFGTASLLAGGWLVRALQGAPAALGASPTEIEHVARRSPNYRDGVFVNLEPASMMSIDAEQQRLLVRELVGSRGVTRPDGSIPVVTPSPTEPDSTQVSACWFGHSSALVELDGYRVLADPVWSRRCSPSQTVGPERMHEVPAPLEALAAVDAIIVSHDHYDHLDMDTIVGLVHTQRAPFVVPLGIGAHLRKWGIPESRIVELDWNESHTIGDLTLVCTPARHFSGRAFTRNTTLWASWVIMGPQHRAFFGGDTGYTKSFAQIGMDHGPFDLTLLPVGAYHPAWPDIHMNPEEAVKAHLDVAEADRGLLVPIHWATFRLAPHPWAEPVERLLRAADAEKVQLAVPKPGQRVRLDATPPLHPWWRF, encoded by the coding sequence ATGATCCGGTCGGCGCTGCGCCTCGGCTTCGGCACGGCCTCACTGCTGGCCGGCGGTTGGCTTGTACGCGCATTGCAGGGTGCACCCGCGGCACTGGGCGCTTCGCCCACGGAGATCGAACACGTCGCGCGACGCTCCCCGAACTACCGCGACGGGGTGTTCGTCAACCTCGAACCGGCCTCGATGATGAGCATCGACGCCGAACAGCAGCGGCTGCTGGTGCGCGAGTTGGTCGGGTCACGCGGCGTCACCCGACCGGACGGCTCGATTCCGGTCGTCACACCGTCACCCACCGAGCCCGACTCGACGCAGGTGTCGGCGTGCTGGTTCGGTCACTCCTCGGCGCTGGTCGAACTCGACGGCTACCGCGTGCTGGCCGACCCGGTGTGGAGCCGCCGGTGCTCACCGTCCCAAACGGTCGGCCCGGAGCGGATGCACGAGGTGCCCGCTCCGCTCGAGGCGCTGGCCGCCGTCGACGCGATCATCGTCAGCCACGACCACTACGACCACCTCGACATGGACACGATCGTCGGCCTCGTCCACACGCAGCGGGCGCCGTTCGTCGTCCCGCTCGGCATCGGCGCGCACCTGCGCAAATGGGGGATACCGGAGAGCCGGATCGTCGAACTCGACTGGAACGAGAGCCACACGATCGGCGATCTCACCCTGGTGTGCACGCCGGCGCGACACTTCTCCGGTCGCGCGTTCACCCGTAACACCACGCTGTGGGCATCGTGGGTGATCATGGGCCCGCAACACCGGGCGTTCTTCGGCGGCGACACCGGATACACCAAGAGCTTCGCCCAGATCGGTATGGACCACGGGCCGTTCGACCTGACGCTGCTGCCCGTCGGTGCCTACCATCCGGCGTGGCCGGACATCCACATGAACCCCGAAGAGGCGGTCAAGGCGCACCTCGACGTCGCCGAAGCCGACCGGGGGCTGCTGGTACCGATCCACTGGGCCACCTTCCGGCTCGCGCCACACCCGTGGGCCGAACCGGTCGAGCGGCTGCTGCGGGCCGCCGACGCGGAGAAGGTGCAATTAGCGGTGCCCAAACCGGGGCAGCGGGTCCGGTTGGACGCGACGCCGCCGCTCCACCCGTGGTGGCGGTTCTAA